From Bacteroidota bacterium, the proteins below share one genomic window:
- the pdxA gene encoding 4-hydroxythreonine-4-phosphate dehydrogenase PdxA, translating to MSQPELEGQIKVGITCGDVNGVGLEVVMKTFLDNRMHQICTPVIYAGNKLVSLQRKLLNLNEFQYQTVRSSSEVILRKTNVVNCWEEEVPVEFGKATEISGQYAFRSLEAAVNDLLDGRIDVLVTAPINKHNIQSKDFNFAGHTEYLGEKFGVKDPLMFLVSERLRVAVVAGHVPIKEVAGQLSVEKIIRKIKLMHQSLRRDFGFRKPRIAVMGLNPHAGDNGLIGQEEQQVIIPAIKQCFDEGMFVYGPYSADGFFGSGAFQKFDAVLAMYHDQGLVPFKTLSFGTGVNYTAGLPFVRTSPDHGTAYDIAGKGEANEESLRDAIYTAIDVLRKRAEYDEINANPLAFGKQTKEGRGD from the coding sequence ATGTCACAACCCGAACTCGAAGGCCAGATTAAAGTCGGTATTACCTGCGGCGACGTGAATGGCGTCGGGTTGGAGGTGGTGATGAAGACGTTTCTGGACAACCGGATGCACCAGATCTGCACGCCGGTAATTTATGCAGGCAATAAACTGGTTTCACTGCAACGGAAGCTACTTAACCTGAATGAATTTCAATACCAGACGGTACGCAGCAGCAGTGAAGTGATTTTGCGGAAGACCAATGTCGTCAACTGCTGGGAGGAAGAAGTGCCGGTGGAATTCGGCAAGGCGACGGAGATCAGTGGACAATATGCCTTTCGTTCCCTGGAAGCGGCCGTGAACGACCTCCTGGACGGTCGTATCGACGTGCTGGTCACCGCGCCGATCAACAAGCACAACATCCAAAGCAAGGATTTCAATTTTGCCGGTCACACCGAATATCTCGGCGAGAAGTTCGGCGTCAAGGACCCGTTGATGTTTCTGGTCAGCGAACGCTTACGCGTAGCGGTCGTGGCCGGTCATGTACCGATCAAGGAAGTCGCAGGCCAACTGAGTGTGGAAAAGATTATCCGCAAGATCAAGCTGATGCACCAATCGCTCCGCCGCGACTTCGGATTCCGCAAGCCGCGCATTGCCGTCATGGGGCTCAATCCGCATGCTGGCGACAACGGACTCATCGGGCAAGAGGAGCAGCAGGTGATCATCCCGGCCATCAAGCAGTGTTTCGATGAAGGCATGTTCGTATATGGCCCTTACTCTGCCGACGGATTCTTCGGTTCCGGCGCTTTTCAAAAGTTCGACGCCGTCTTGGCCATGTACCATGACCAGGGATTGGTTCCTTTCAAGACGCTGAGTTTCGGTACCGGGGTCAATTACACGGCCGGACTCCCGTTCGTTCGCACCTCACCGGATCATGGCACCGCTTACGACATTGCCGGAAAAGGTGAAGCCAACGAAGAGTCACTTCGCGATGCTATCTATACGGCCATCGACGTACTGCGCAAACGGGCCGAGTACGACGAGATCAATGCCAACCCGCTTGCGTTCGGAAAGCAGACGAAAGAAGGAAGAGGAGATTGA
- a CDS encoding leucyl aminopeptidase — MHTSIRLTGTYRATDSLILLLDDKSGLPTGLLSADEQAYVQHELKADRNNVVINQYRRLIAVHRLDKKKTGAALLEACRRAGDALLGPFNRQKKERVVLVDVAGHGDTALALAEGMALGNYQFLKYRSKGKEKEAHTVSEILIQSTEVSRKAVEKLNHVIDAVYRARTLVNEPQSYLNATIFSSELAKLGRSAGIRVEVLKKARIKSLKMGGLLAVNQGSPQPPTFTIMEYKPRGAKNRKPYVLVGKGVVYDTGGLSLKPTPNSMDYMKCDMAGGATVACALYAIAKAKLPVHVVALIPATDNRPGGDAYTPGDVVTMMSGQTVEVLNTDAEGRMLLADALHYAKKYKPELVMDFATLTGAAAAAIGPYGIVCMGTASEEVKARVKESGEQVYERMAEFPFWDEYDDLLKSDIADMKNIGGPTAGAITAGKFLQRFVDYPYMHFDIAGPAWLQTNWSYRGKNGTGMGVRMLVEFFSGV, encoded by the coding sequence ATGCACACTTCCATCCGCCTGACAGGCACCTACCGGGCCACGGATTCGCTCATTTTACTGCTTGATGACAAAAGCGGATTGCCTACCGGACTGCTGTCTGCCGACGAGCAAGCCTATGTTCAGCACGAGCTGAAGGCGGATCGCAACAATGTGGTGATCAACCAGTACCGTCGTCTGATCGCGGTCCACCGGCTCGACAAGAAAAAAACCGGAGCAGCCTTATTGGAGGCGTGCCGGCGTGCCGGAGACGCGTTATTGGGCCCGTTTAACCGTCAGAAAAAAGAACGGGTTGTACTCGTAGATGTGGCCGGACATGGGGATACAGCCCTTGCCTTGGCCGAGGGCATGGCCTTGGGTAATTACCAGTTTTTGAAATACCGTTCAAAAGGAAAGGAAAAGGAAGCCCATACCGTTTCGGAAATCCTGATCCAAAGCACCGAAGTAAGCCGTAAAGCGGTCGAGAAGCTGAACCATGTGATCGATGCCGTTTATCGGGCACGCACCCTGGTCAATGAACCGCAGTCGTATCTCAATGCGACCATATTTTCTTCAGAGTTGGCCAAACTAGGCCGTTCCGCGGGAATCCGGGTGGAAGTACTGAAAAAGGCAAGGATAAAATCGCTCAAAATGGGCGGTCTGCTGGCGGTCAACCAGGGCAGTCCTCAGCCGCCGACTTTTACGATCATGGAGTACAAACCGCGCGGAGCCAAAAACCGCAAGCCGTATGTATTGGTCGGCAAAGGTGTTGTGTACGATACCGGCGGATTGAGTCTGAAGCCTACGCCGAACTCCATGGATTACATGAAGTGCGACATGGCCGGAGGTGCAACGGTTGCGTGTGCATTGTATGCGATCGCGAAAGCGAAACTTCCGGTACACGTTGTTGCGCTGATCCCGGCAACGGACAACCGCCCGGGCGGGGATGCCTATACACCGGGCGATGTCGTGACGATGATGAGCGGGCAGACGGTTGAAGTCCTGAACACCGATGCCGAAGGACGTATGCTGCTTGCGGACGCGCTGCATTATGCCAAGAAATACAAACCCGAACTCGTCATGGACTTCGCCACGCTTACCGGCGCTGCAGCCGCGGCGATCGGCCCTTATGGCATTGTTTGCATGGGAACGGCTTCCGAAGAGGTGAAAGCCCGGGTAAAAGAATCGGGCGAGCAGGTGTATGAAAGGATGGCCGAGTTTCCCTTCTGGGACGAGTACGACGACCTGCTGAAATCCGACATTGCTGATATGAAAAACATCGGCGGACCGACCGCTGGTGCGATCACCGCAGGCAAATTCCTGCAACGCTTTGTCGACTACCCTTACATGCATTTCGACATCGCCGGACCGGCCTGGCTACAGACCAACTGGAGCTACCGCGGAAAGAACGGGACGGGTATGGGTGTTCGGATGCTGGTGGAGTTTTTTAGTGGGGTATGA
- the mqnC gene encoding dehypoxanthine futalosine cyclase produces the protein MNADVLLNRALRLEFLSAEEGQYLFLHAPTAELMDVAHQIRKKLHPDNKVTWIIDRNVNTTNVCIANCKFCNFYRIPGHADAYITTIDQYKEKIEETFRYGGEQLLLQGGHHPGLGLQFYIDTFRELKRLYPNLKLHALGPPEIAHITKLEGTSHTEVLRDLMEAGLDSLPGAGAEILSDRVRRLISKGKCSGREWLDVMRAAHQLHLTTSATMMFGHVETLEERFQHIIWLREVQSEKPADAKGFVSFIPWPFQDHDTILRRIKGVRNEVTGEEYIRTIAISRILLPNIPNIQASWLTVGKEIAQICLHGGANDFGSIMIEENVVSAAGAPHRFTSNGIQQAIREAGFEPQLRNQQFEDRQLPETIEQQLITY, from the coding sequence ATGAATGCCGACGTTCTCCTAAACCGCGCCCTCCGCCTCGAATTCCTCTCCGCGGAAGAAGGGCAGTACCTGTTCCTCCATGCTCCCACGGCGGAGTTGATGGATGTTGCCCACCAGATCCGGAAAAAGTTGCATCCCGATAACAAGGTTACCTGGATCATCGACCGGAATGTCAATACCACGAATGTCTGCATTGCGAATTGCAAGTTTTGCAACTTCTACCGGATCCCCGGACATGCCGATGCTTACATCACCACCATCGATCAGTACAAAGAAAAGATCGAAGAAACCTTCCGCTATGGCGGGGAGCAACTCTTGTTGCAGGGTGGACATCACCCCGGACTTGGTTTGCAATTTTATATCGACACTTTCCGGGAACTCAAACGACTTTATCCGAATCTGAAGTTGCATGCCCTCGGGCCTCCCGAGATCGCGCATATCACCAAGCTCGAAGGGACGTCGCATACCGAGGTGCTTCGTGACCTGATGGAGGCCGGACTTGATTCACTTCCCGGCGCCGGTGCCGAGATCCTCAGCGATCGTGTTCGCCGGCTGATCAGCAAAGGGAAATGCTCCGGTCGCGAATGGCTCGATGTCATGCGCGCCGCGCACCAACTGCATCTCACGACTTCCGCCACCATGATGTTCGGCCATGTGGAGACGCTGGAAGAACGCTTCCAGCACATCATCTGGCTGCGTGAAGTCCAATCGGAGAAGCCAGCGGACGCGAAGGGTTTTGTCTCGTTCATTCCCTGGCCCTTCCAGGACCACGATACCATCCTCCGTCGCATCAAAGGCGTACGCAATGAAGTGACCGGCGAAGAGTATATCCGCACCATCGCCATCAGTCGCATCCTGCTGCCGAATATTCCGAACATCCAGGCGAGCTGGCTGACGGTCGGCAAGGAGATCGCGCAGATCTGCCTCCATGGCGGCGCCAATGATTTCGGCTCCATCATGATCGAAGAGAACGTGGTTTCCGCCGCCGGCGCACCGCATCGCTTCACGTCAAACGGCATTCAACAGGCTATTCGTGAGGCTGGATTCGAGCCGCAACTTCGTAACCAACAGTTCGAAGACCGCCAATTACCCGAAACCATCGAACAGCAACTCATTACCTATTGA